The Thermotoga maritima MSB8 region TTTGAAGAACATCATTCAGAGAAACAGAAAAGCTCAGCACAGAAACGAGAGACAACAGCACCACGAGGAGATTTTTCATACGAATACCTCCTTTTTCAATTGTTTGACGATAAAATTCTATACTCTTCTTTGTGAAAAAAGTGTGAATTTCTCACATGCAAAATGAGGAAATCCTTCTTTCAAACGAGTTCAAGCCTGGAGTAAGATTAAAACTGTGGTTGCTCAGAAAACCGGGAGGTGTTTCTCGTGATCACACTCGAGGATATAAAAGAAGCCCAAAGAACATTGAAGAATGTGGTGCACAGGACAGCTCTTGCTTACAGCTCTGTTCTGAGCGAGGTAACCGGTGGAGAGATCTACCTGAAGATGGAAAATCTCCAGAAGACCGGTTCGTTCAAAATAAGGGGAGCGTACAACAAAATAGCTCACCTGAGCGAAGAAGAAAGAAAGAGAGGAGTCGTTGCCGCGTCCGCTGGAAACCACGCGCAGGGAGTGGCACTTGCTGCTCAAATCTTCGGTATTCCCGCTACCATTGTGATGCCGAGGTACGCCCCTCTTTCTAAAATCACCAAAACGAGGAATCTTGGAGCTCAGGTGATTCTTGAGGGGAACATTTTCGACGAGGCCTACGAGGCGGCTCTCAGAATACAGGAGAAAACAGGTGCGGTTTTTGTGCATCCCTTCAATGATCCTCATGTCATCGCCGGGCAGGGAACTATAGGGCTGGAAATAATGGAAGATCTTCCGGATGTGGAAGTGGTGGTGGTGCCCGTTGGTGGAGGTGGTTTGATTTCGGGAGTATCCGTTGCGATCAAATCGATGAATCCTGAGGTTAAAGTAATAGGCGTTCAAACGGAGAACATGCCTTCCATGATCGCTTCACTGAGAAGGGGCAGGGCAGAGCGGGTCGAAGGTAAACCCACACTTGCCGATGGAATAGCCGTGAAAAAGCCCGGTGACCTGACCTTCGAGCTGGTGAAGAAGTATGTCGATGAGATGGTCGCGGTGAACGAAGAAGAAATAGCGGATGCTATCCTTTTCCTTCTTGAGCAGGCAAAGGTGGTTGCTGAAGGTGCAGGAGCGGTGGGTGTAGCCGCTGTTTTGAACAAACTGGATGTGAAGGGAAAGAAGGTAGCGATCGTGATAAGCGGTGGTAACATAGATGTGAACATGATAGACAGAATCATAAACAAAGGGCTCGTGAAGAGCGGAAGGAAGGTGTTCATAGAAACGTTCGTGATGGACAGACCCGGTGCCCTGAAAGAGCTTCTCGGGATAGTGGCGGAACTCGGCGCAAACGTTCTTTCCGTTTTTCACAATCGCTCCGCAAAGGAAGTTCCCATTGGTTTTGCCAAAATAGAGCTCGAGCTTGAAACGGTCGATGAAAAACACGTCGAAGAGATAGAGAGGGTGTTGATCGCAAAGGGATACGAGGTGAGGATAGTCGGGTGAGATGGAGGTGAGACTTTGAGATTTGTATCGGATTTTCTGTTCTTTGCCGGTTTTGGACTTTTGTTCATCGCGATAGTGTTTTTCGATCTTGGAACACGTGCTATAAAGAAGAAGCAGAATCAAAAGAAAAAGTTCTACGATAAAAAAGGATGGCAGTTTCTCTCTGTGAGTCTTGGAGCCTTTGCTGTATCTATTCTGCTTGCTCTGATCGGAAGGGGATGAAAGTGGTATTCCTGATCTGCAATCCCGCTGCGGGTGGAGGAAGAGCTGGAAAAATCTGGAACAGAGTTGAAGATCTTCTGAAGAAACACGGGATAGATCACAAGTTTGCCTTCACAGAAAGGCCAGGTCACGCGATGGAGATTTCAAAGAAGGCTTTCAAAGAGGGATACAGAAGAATAGCAGCGTTCGGAGGAGATGGAACGGTAAATGAGATGGTAAACGGGATCTTTCTGAACGGATACGATTTAAGAGAAGTTGTCTTCGGATGGATACCGTTTGGAAGCGGCAAAGACTGGGCGAGAACGATCGGAGTTCCTCTCGAGATCGAAGAAGCGATCAAAATGCTGAAAGATGGAAAGGAATTCGTTCAGGATCTGGGAGTAGGTGAATACGAAAAAGCGAGCGGAGAGATAGAAAAGCGCGCGTTCGTGAATGTTGCAGGCCTTTTCTTCGACGGATTTGTGACCTACAGGACCAACCTTCTCAAGAGGAAGAACCGTGTTTCTTACTTCTCGAGGATTTTCTCCTCTATCATCGAATACGATCCCCCTACTGCCAGAATCCAGATCGATGAAAAGGTGTGGGAGAAGAGGGTTTTTTCCATGAACGTTGGGATCTGTAAATACAATGGAGGAGGCATGAACCAGCTTCCCCACGCTGTGCCAGACGACGGCCTTCTTGCTGTGACAGTGATAAACGACATAGGAAAATTGAGAATCCTGGCTAACCTGCACAGGGTGTTCA contains the following coding sequences:
- the ilvA gene encoding threonine ammonia-lyase, which translates into the protein MITLEDIKEAQRTLKNVVHRTALAYSSVLSEVTGGEIYLKMENLQKTGSFKIRGAYNKIAHLSEEERKRGVVAASAGNHAQGVALAAQIFGIPATIVMPRYAPLSKITKTRNLGAQVILEGNIFDEAYEAALRIQEKTGAVFVHPFNDPHVIAGQGTIGLEIMEDLPDVEVVVVPVGGGGLISGVSVAIKSMNPEVKVIGVQTENMPSMIASLRRGRAERVEGKPTLADGIAVKKPGDLTFELVKKYVDEMVAVNEEEIADAILFLLEQAKVVAEGAGAVGVAAVLNKLDVKGKKVAIVISGGNIDVNMIDRIINKGLVKSGRKVFIETFVMDRPGALKELLGIVAELGANVLSVFHNRSAKEVPIGFAKIELELETVDEKHVEEIERVLIAKGYEVRIVG
- a CDS encoding diacylglycerol/lipid kinase family protein encodes the protein MVFLICNPAAGGGRAGKIWNRVEDLLKKHGIDHKFAFTERPGHAMEISKKAFKEGYRRIAAFGGDGTVNEMVNGIFLNGYDLREVVFGWIPFGSGKDWARTIGVPLEIEEAIKMLKDGKEFVQDLGVGEYEKASGEIEKRAFVNVAGLFFDGFVTYRTNLLKRKNRVSYFSRIFSSIIEYDPPTARIQIDEKVWEKRVFSMNVGICKYNGGGMNQLPHAVPDDGLLAVTVINDIGKLRILANLHRVFNGKLLEHPGVEGYQAKKVVVEFQRDEPVEFDGESFWAKKIFFSIIPGVIRVLVKK